The following are from one region of the Oncorhynchus masou masou isolate Uvic2021 chromosome 24, UVic_Omas_1.1, whole genome shotgun sequence genome:
- the LOC135512786 gene encoding uncharacterized protein LOC135512786 isoform X1 produces MSSEAGQAIRHFPTPVNRNQLLSIGEKGQPSSKTSILPDFTGRNRPRTLSSESLGMSYERILSIQSLSEVENPWKSITLNRCIVFAIIIVLVSSGVNEIHDALDVLLEEKDLPQMFLGGTGLQPDGIAQPAASLWDSLLSWGSDDGRKGNPKRRGGILRIRNRDVSDKGLLKE; encoded by the exons ATGTCATCTGAAGCAGGGCAGGCTATAAGACACTTTCCGACCCCAGTGAACAGAAATCAATTGCTTTCCATAGGAGAAAAAGGTCAACCCAG CAGCAAAACCTCAATATTACCGGACTTTACAGGACGCAACAGACCCAGAACATTATCATCTGAGAGCCTCGGCA TGTCATATGAACGCATTTTGTCCATCCAAAGTTTGAGTGAGGTTGAGAACCCATGGAAAAGCATTACTCTGAACCGTTGCATAGTGTTTGCCATCATCATTGTGCTTGTGAGCTCAGGCGTGAATGAAATACACG ATGCTCTGGATGTACTGCTAGAGGAGAAGGATCTTCCTCAGATGTTCCTTGGAGGCACGGGTCTACAACCAGACGGCATAGCTCAG CCTGCAGCCTCTCTGTGGGACAGCTTGCTGAGTTGGGGCTCAGACGATGGAAGAAAAGGAAATccaaagagaagagggggaatcTTGAGAATCAGAAACAGAGATGTGTCTGACAAAGGGCTGTTAAAGGAATGA
- the LOC135512786 gene encoding uncharacterized protein LOC135512786 isoform X2 has product MSSEAGQAIRHFPTPVNRNQLLSIGEKGQPSKTSILPDFTGRNRPRTLSSESLGMSYERILSIQSLSEVENPWKSITLNRCIVFAIIIVLVSSGVNEIHDALDVLLEEKDLPQMFLGGTGLQPDGIAQPAASLWDSLLSWGSDDGRKGNPKRRGGILRIRNRDVSDKGLLKE; this is encoded by the exons ATGTCATCTGAAGCAGGGCAGGCTATAAGACACTTTCCGACCCCAGTGAACAGAAATCAATTGCTTTCCATAGGAGAAAAAGGTCAACCCAG CAAAACCTCAATATTACCGGACTTTACAGGACGCAACAGACCCAGAACATTATCATCTGAGAGCCTCGGCA TGTCATATGAACGCATTTTGTCCATCCAAAGTTTGAGTGAGGTTGAGAACCCATGGAAAAGCATTACTCTGAACCGTTGCATAGTGTTTGCCATCATCATTGTGCTTGTGAGCTCAGGCGTGAATGAAATACACG ATGCTCTGGATGTACTGCTAGAGGAGAAGGATCTTCCTCAGATGTTCCTTGGAGGCACGGGTCTACAACCAGACGGCATAGCTCAG CCTGCAGCCTCTCTGTGGGACAGCTTGCTGAGTTGGGGCTCAGACGATGGAAGAAAAGGAAATccaaagagaagagggggaatcTTGAGAATCAGAAACAGAGATGTGTCTGACAAAGGGCTGTTAAAGGAATGA
- the amh gene encoding muellerian-inhibiting factor, with protein MRLWCIFGLMLLLPSTMVTLPHQGRLSDSLLGRCQEDPTPDHPGTGPGDNRSVEVGKGLGENALTVKETINSHPSAPHLPGDTPCFGRIPSHGEVIEDMFSALREGWGQESDLRKEDLTRFGVCSHSDDAPVPALSTLAEEAKKEKHGLHVWHPIKELMEGEVEGGGLVLTFHLPRPPLSNIKPILLLAFRNPRTGALGAITFTSHSLQPYKQTVCISEGTQFLILTGKQPEGKSQLKWRFNVDTKTPETGQKLSELRGILIGDGTRSDVSVIPLVLFSTNRGTDERVTEKLSPSPAPSGTYTFLCELQKFLSDVMPPQTQSQPWAASVPLYSLDSLPPLSLGVSSSETLLARLLNSSAPTLFSFPTQGSVLQGHRGELSLQPALLEVLRQRLEEVLVQMRVEEVGKAGMDRLRRLQELSVLPKEGEEAPAGVGSPSETQYRALLLLKALQTVVGAWDVERGQRATRAGQKGPGNRHLCRLHSLTVSLEKYLLSPPEATIYNCQGVCSFPLTNGNNHAILLNSQIQSGLALERSPCCVPVDYEDLKVVELDEHGTNICYKPNMVAKECGCR; from the exons ATGAGGCTATGGTGCATATTCGGCTTGATGCTGCTGCTGCCCAGCACAATGGTCACTCTGCCACACCAGGGCAGACTGAGTGACAGCCTGCTAGGCCGGTGTCAGGAGGACCCCACGCCAGACCACCCAGGAACAGGGCCAG GAGACAACCGTTCAGTGGAGGTTGGAAAAGGTTTGGGAGAGAATGCCTTAACAGTGAAGGAGACCATAAACTCCCATCCCAGCGCTCCTCACCTACCTGGGGACACTCCATGTTTCGGAAGGATACCATCTCATGGAGAGGTTATTGAGGATATGTTTTCAGCACTTCGTGAAGGTTGGGGCCAGGAAAGCGACCTGAGAAAGGAGGATTTGACTCGATTTGGCGTTTGCTCACACTCTGATGATGCTCCAGTACCTGCCTTATCCACACTAGCCGAAGAAGCCAAAAAAGAGAAACATGGGCTACATGTTTGGCACCCAATCAAAG AGCTCATGGAGGGTGAAGTGGAGGGAGGGGGTCTTGTGTTGACCTTCCACCTCCCCCGGCCTCCCCTCTCCAATATCAAGCCCATACTGCTCCTTGCCTTTAGAAACCCCAGAACAGGAGCGCTCGGTGCCATCACTTTCACCAGTCACTCTCTGCAGCCTTACAAACAG ACAGTATGTATTTCAGAAGGAACACAGTTCCTCATCCTAACAGGAAAGCAACCCGAGGGCAAAAGTCAACTGAAATGGAGATTCAATGTTGACACAAAAACACCAGAGACAG GACAAAAGCTGTCTGAACTACGAGGTATCCTGATTGGTGACGGAACAAGAAGTGATGTCAGTGTTATTCCCCTGGTGCTTTTCTCAACGAATAGAGGAACTGATGAAAG AGTGACAGAAAAGCTGAGtccctcccctgctccctctGGGACCTACACGTTTCTGTGTGAGCTGCAGAAGTTCCTCAGTGATGTCATGCCACCACAGACGCAGTCACAACCATGGGCTGCTTCGGTCCCTCTGTACTCTCTGGACTCTCTTCCCCCCCTGTCCCTTGGGGTGTCGTCCAGTGAGACCCTCCTTGCCAGGCTGCTCAACTCCTCAGCTCCCACCCTGTTCTCTTTCCCCACACAGGGCTCTGTGCTCCAGGGGCATCGCGGGGAGCTGTCCCTGCAGCCCGCCCTACTAGAGGTGCTCAGGCAGAGGCTGGAGGAGGTTCTGGTCCAGATGCGGGTGGAGGAGGTGGGCAAAGCAGGAATGGACAGACTGAGGAGACTCCAGGAACTCAGTGTCCTTCCTAAAGAGGGCGAGGAAGCACCAGCAG GTGTTGGGAGCCCCAGTGAGACGCAGTACCGAGCCCTGCTTCTGCTGAAGGCCCTGCAGACAGTAGTGGGAGCCTGGGATGTGGAGAGGGGGCAGCGGGCCACCAGAGCAGGCCAGAAGGGCCCAGGGAACCGGCACCTTTGTCGACTGCACAGTCTCACCGTGTCCCTGGAGAAATACCTGCTGTCTCCTCCTGAGGCCACCATCTACAACTGCCAGGGAGTCTGCAGCTTTCCCCTGACCAACGGGAATAACCATGCTATCCTGCTTAACAGCCAGATCCAGAGTGGCCTGGCCCTGGAGCGCTCGCCTTGCTGTGTGCCTGTGGACTATGAGGACCTCAAGGTGGTGGAGTTGGATGAGCATGGAACCAATATCTGCTACAAACCAAACATGGTGGCCAAGGAGTGTGGATGCCGCTGA